DNA sequence from the bacterium genome:
AGGTTTGGCTTCATCCGGCTGCGTCTGCTATAGACCCGGGTTATTATAAATTTTACAATTTATCAAATTGTTCTGGTTCGATATCTGGAAGTTTCGACAAAATTTCTCTGAATTTATTAGAATTTCCATATTTACCCCGCTCTTCAAGATATCGTCCAGTTTCAAGTGCTGATATTTTTTCAGCCAGTGCAAAGGTGATAA
Encoded proteins:
- a CDS encoding toxin-antitoxin system HicB family antitoxin, whose product is MSTLSLRIPESLHNRVKLLASEDKISINQFITFALAEKISALETGRYLEERGKYGNSNKFREILSKLPDIEPEQFDKL